The following proteins come from a genomic window of Malus domestica chromosome 02, GDT2T_hap1:
- the LOC103427026 gene encoding calmodulin-like protein 6 codes for MGVVIIDGSTVRDFVSDEAQFKKSVDDQFAALDLNSDGVLSRSELRKAFESLRLIETHFGIDVATPPEQLTQLYDSIFDKFDSDQSGTVDLEEFREEMKKIMLAIADGLGSSPIQMVLEDDDQNLLKKAADLETAKTSHSISSAGTGAAGL; via the coding sequence ATGGGAGTGGTGATAATCGACGGAAGCACTGTGAGGGACTTCGTGAGTGACGAGGCCCAGTTCAAGAAGAGCGTCGACGACCAGTTTGCCGCCCTCGACCTCAACAGCGACGGCGTCCTCTCCCGGTCGGAGCTCCGCAAAGCCTTCGAGTCCCTCAGGCTTATCGAGACCCACTTCGGCATCGATGTGGCCACCCCGCCGGAGCAGCTGACGCAGCTGTACGACTCCATATTCGACAAGTTTGACAGCGACCAGAGTGGGACGGTGGATCTGGAAGAGTTCAGGGAGGAGATGAAGAAGATTATGCTGGCCATCGCCGACGGGCTGGGCTCCTCCCCCATCCAGATGGTTCTGGAGGACGACGACCAGAACTTGCTCAAGAAAGCTGCAGATCTGGAGACTGCCAAGACCTCTCACTCAATCTCCTCCGCCGGCACAGGCGCTGCTGGCTTGTAG
- the LOC103418605 gene encoding AAA-ATPase At4g25835-like produces the protein MEMLSQLWSLLGLLTVLQNVLPSQLLSLLHSLYESLQDMLTPYSYFDVPEFNGYCGVHLNHLYRHVNLYLNSLVNANASASSATSSSSSFNSRLTLSRSNSSNRISFTVAPNHSVHDSFRGLTLSWTHHVDTVQDSLEEKRSFVLKLPKRHRHALLQPYLHHLTARAEEFERVSRERRLFTNNGHASYDSGWVSVPFRHPSTFETLAFEPQLKNQLTGDLTAFAEGKEFYHRVGRAWKRGYLLYGPPGSGKSSLIAAMANYLCYDVYDLELTKVSDNSELRALLIQTTNRSIVVIEDIDCSLDLTADRQQKMISNSTSKARLRSSRMQAQQKQDNDEQNGGGRVTLSGLLNFTDGLWSCCGDERIIVFTTNHRDNVDPALLRCGRMDVHVSLGTCGPLAFRQLAKNYLGLDAHPLFEAADGCVRSGGVLTPAQVGEILLRNRGNADVAMKEVVLAMQARINLGVGGGSRDQLAELYSSCDDQTVRMRSSSPESVLVGVGGGSPENWVTSSPRGMGRKKKAAAGAEAEGDQSSQRMKMKLLVRLRSLTKSDSGRRGV, from the coding sequence ATGGAGATGTTGTCACAGCTGTGGTCGTTGCTGGGGCTGCTGACAGTCCTCCAGAATGTGCTGCCTTCCCAGCTGCTCTCCCTCCTCCACTCCCTATACGAGTCCCTCCAAGACATGCTCACCCCCTACTCCTACTTCGACGTCCCCGAGTTCAACGGCTACTGCGGCGTCCACCTCAATCACCTCTACCGCCACGTCAACCTCTACCTCAACTCCCTCGTCAACGCCAACGCCTCTGCCAGTTCtgccacctcctcctcctcctcattcaATTCCCGCCTCACCCTCTCCCGCTCCAACTCTTCCAACCGCATCTCCTTCACCGTCGCCCCCAACCACTCCGTCCACGACTCCTTCCGCGGCCTCACCCTCTCCTGGACCCACCACGTCGACACAGTCCAAGACTCCCTTGAAGAGAAGCGCTCCTTCGTCCTCAAGCTCCCCAAGCGCCACCGCCACGCCCTCCTCCAGCCTTACCTCCACCATCTCACCGCACGTGCCGAGGAATTCGAGCGCGTCTCTCGTGAGAGGCGGCTCTTCACCAACAACGGCCACGCCTCCTACGACTCCGGCTGGGTCTCCGTCCCCTTCCGTCACCCCTCCACCTTCGAAACCCTCGCTTTTGAACCCCAACTCAAGAACCAGCTTACCGGAGACCTCACGGCGTTTGCCGAGGGCAAAGAGTTTTACCACAGGGTGGGACGCGCGTGGAAGCGGGGTTACCTTCTGTACGGCCCTCCCGGTTCAGGCAAGTCGAGCTTGATCGCTGCCATGGCCAACTACCTGTGCTACGACGTCTACGACCTCGAGCTCACCAAGGTTTCTGACAACTCGGAGCTGCGAGCTCTGCTCATACAGACCACCAACCGCTCCATCGTAGTCATAGAAGACATAGACTGCTCCCTCGATCTGACGGCTGACAGGCAGCAGAAAATGATCTCCAATTCAACTTCCAAGGCTAGACTGAGATCATCGAGGATGCAGGCTCAGCAGAAGCAGGACAACGACGAGCAAAACGGCGGAGGGAGAGTGACGCTGTCGGGGTTGCTCAACTTCACGGACGGCCTCTGGTCTTGTTGTGGAGATGAACGCATCATAGTGTTCACCACCAACCACAGGGACAATGTGGACCCGGCGCTGCTGCGCTGCGGACGCATGGACGTCCACGTCAGCCTCGGCACCTGCGGTCCCCTCGCCTTCCGGCAGCTGGCAAAGAACTACTTGGGGCTCGATGCCCACCCTCTCTTCGAAGCAGCGGACGGGTGCGTGAGGTCGGGCGGGGTACTCACGCCGGCCCAGGTAGGAGAGATTCTGTTAAGGAACAGAGGGAATGCTGACGTGGCAATGAAGGAGGTGGTGTTGGCGATGCAGGCCAGAATCAACTTGGGTGTTGGTGGGGGAAGCCGAGATCAACTAGCTGAGCTTTACTCATCGTGCGATGATCAGACGGTGAGGATGAGGTCATCGTCACCGGAGAGCGTGCTGGTGGGAGTGGGTGGTGGGTCACCGGAAAATTGGGTGACGTCGTCACCGAGGGGGatggggaggaagaagaaggcggcTGCCGGGGCTGAAGCTGAAGGGGATCAGAGCAGCCAGAGGATGAAGATGAAATTGTTagtgaggcttaggtctttgacGAAGTCCGACTCCGGAAGGAGGGGAGTCTGA
- the LOC103418604 gene encoding ATP-dependent Clp protease ATP-binding subunit CLPT1, chloroplastic-like, translating to MASTSFALSALSISPSSTSQPHRNPSAYSSPSLPRHLPPYNLSTTFLGSRLSIRIPNLKHMASKPRTAVATILFSLPTAKPDRISTGKNSKWSARAIKSFAMAELEARKLKYPNTGTEALLMGILVEGTSLAAKFLRANGITLFKVRDETVNLLGKSDMYYFSPEHPPLTEPAQRALDWAFDQKLKSGENGEITVTHLLLGIWSEKESAGHKILASLGFDDDKATELSKFMDKDYDRSFK from the exons ATGGCATCCACCTCCTTTGCACTCTCAGCTCTCTCAATATCACCCTCTTCTACCTCTCAACCCCACAGAAACCCTAGCGCCTactcttctccctcccttccccGCCATCTTCCCCCCTACAACCTATCTACCACTTTTCTCGGCTCAAGGCTTTCCATTCGAATTCCGAATCTAAAGCACATGGCTTCCAAGCCTCGGACGGCCGTCGCCACCATCCTCTTCAGCCTCCCAACAGC gAAGCCCGACAGGATTTCTACTGGGAAAAACTCCAA ATGGTCCGCCAGAGCGATAAAGTCGTTTGCTATGGCTGAATTGGAAGCAAGGAAGCTTAAATATCCCAATACAGGGACCGAAGCACTTCTCATGGGGATTTTGGTTGAGG GAACGAGCCTAGCTGCAAAGTTTCTTAGAGCTAATGGAATTACGCTCTTCAAGGTTCGAGATGAAACTGTAAATTTACTTGGAAAATCAGACATGTACTATTTCAGCCCTGAGCATCCTCCATTAACTGAACCAGCTCAGAGGGCCCTTGACTGGGCTTTTGATCAGAAACTAAAATCAG GAGAAAATGGGGAAATAACAGTAACTCATCTGCTTCTTGGGATTTGGTCTGAAAAAGAGTCAGCAGGTCACAAGATCTTGGCGTCCCTAGGTTTTGATGATGATAAAGCTACAGAGCTTTCCAAATTT ATGGATAAGGATTATGATCGTAGCTTTAAATAA